A stretch of the Lentimicrobium sp. L6 genome encodes the following:
- a CDS encoding class I SAM-dependent methyltransferase — translation MISKTQKFWDKQAKRYDDNERQFDPVFKEIILGTKNHLSANDKVLDFGCATGTKTIALAESVKHIHGLDTSSEMINEANKKIIGGHLKNISFAQGDVFDNGFKMASFDKIISYGVIHLLNDSNKTIGRIHNLLKRDGLFISSTACLESKMAFKNSLEFKAFRLIKNLGFFPLHLNMFTPEKVERLLTNQGFEIIKAETIFHGITISFIIARKWDKD, via the coding sequence ATGATAAGTAAAACTCAGAAGTTTTGGGATAAGCAAGCTAAAAGATATGATGATAACGAGAGGCAATTCGATCCTGTGTTCAAAGAAATAATCTTAGGAACTAAAAACCATCTTTCAGCTAATGACAAGGTTCTGGATTTTGGCTGTGCTACTGGGACCAAAACAATAGCCCTTGCTGAGTCTGTAAAACATATTCATGGACTTGACACTTCAAGTGAAATGATAAATGAGGCGAATAAAAAGATTATTGGCGGTCATTTGAAAAATATAAGTTTTGCACAAGGAGATGTATTTGATAACGGTTTTAAGATGGCTTCATTTGATAAAATCATATCTTATGGAGTTATTCACCTGCTAAATGATAGTAATAAAACAATTGGTAGAATACATAATCTATTAAAAAGAGATGGATTGTTTATCTCTTCTACAGCCTGTTTGGAAAGTAAGATGGCCTTTAAAAATAGCTTAGAATTTAAAGCATTTCGCTTGATTAAGAACTTAGGTTTTTTTCCTTTGCATTTAAATATGTTTACTCCTGAAAAAGTAGAGCGTTTATTGACTAATCAAGGTTTTGAGATAATTAAAGCAGAAACCATATTTCATGGGATAACGATTAGCTTTATTATTGCAAGAAAGTGGGATAAAGACTGA
- a CDS encoding serine hydrolase, giving the protein MKNIKIALLSLLFLVFLTSCLRLGTKDKTAENQIIYSQSDSDLRKSDSIQNILTKVVNDGQAPGMIAAIISGEGVIAIASAGERKAGSGIAFTANDVVHLGSCGKAMTATMIATLVAEGKLSWDMKLIEAIPDLKNNIHPDLKNTTLWQLLTHRAGIQNDPIDWYAYADMDIKERRFSILKDNIKLAPAYTDGEFHYSNFGYVVAACMAEQITGLSWETLMRERLFGPLGMTTAGFGDPVKNKSIDQPWGHKKSWLQNKWKPSRDYYGEVLSPAGRVHCSVEDWAKFISLQLPGENTFLDRIILNKLIEPNGVYAGGWVVFQETEQPWAKGIVLVHGGSNEIWYAAVMVAPNLDRAYVIVTNSCDFGLTDRVCVEMTNKIAKMDQVLF; this is encoded by the coding sequence ATGAAAAATATTAAAATTGCTTTATTGAGTCTGCTTTTTCTTGTATTCTTGACCAGTTGTTTAAGGCTAGGAACAAAAGATAAGACAGCTGAAAATCAAATTATCTATTCGCAATCCGATTCGGATTTAAGAAAATCTGATTCCATTCAGAACATCCTTACTAAAGTAGTAAATGATGGTCAAGCACCCGGAATGATTGCTGCCATCATCTCAGGCGAAGGGGTCATTGCCATAGCTTCTGCCGGTGAGCGTAAAGCGGGTTCTGGTATTGCGTTTACTGCTAATGACGTGGTGCATCTAGGTTCATGTGGAAAGGCAATGACTGCTACCATGATAGCCACTTTGGTAGCAGAAGGAAAGCTCAGTTGGGACATGAAATTGATAGAAGCTATTCCTGATCTAAAAAATAATATTCATCCTGATCTTAAGAATACTACACTTTGGCAATTACTAACTCATCGTGCCGGTATCCAAAATGATCCAATTGACTGGTACGCATATGCCGATATGGATATCAAAGAAAGACGATTTTCAATATTGAAGGATAACATAAAACTTGCTCCAGCATACACTGACGGAGAATTCCATTATTCTAATTTCGGTTACGTAGTTGCTGCTTGTATGGCAGAGCAAATAACGGGCTTAAGCTGGGAAACTTTAATGAGAGAGCGTTTATTTGGACCGCTTGGTATGACAACTGCCGGATTTGGTGATCCTGTTAAAAATAAGTCAATAGACCAACCATGGGGGCATAAGAAATCATGGCTTCAAAACAAATGGAAACCCAGTAGAGATTATTATGGGGAAGTTTTAAGTCCTGCCGGTCGGGTGCATTGCAGTGTAGAGGACTGGGCTAAATTCATTTCACTTCAATTACCTGGGGAAAACACTTTTCTTGATAGAATAATTCTAAATAAATTGATAGAACCTAATGGTGTTTATGCAGGCGGGTGGGTTGTATTCCAAGAGACTGAACAACCATGGGCAAAAGGAATAGTGCTAGTACATGGAGGAAGTAATGAGATATGGTATGCTGCAGTTATGGTAGCCCCTAATTTGGATAGAGCTTATGTTATCGTTACGAATTCGTGTGATTTTGGACTTACTGATCGTGTTTGCGTTGAAATGACCAACAAGATAGCGAAAATGGATCAAGTATTGTTTTAA
- a CDS encoding DUF3365 domain-containing protein, translated as MKKIIWNSLFLVSLILWGCNSSSEEAHKNDSTKQNDINHLEEGLNFAMQTQKVLAKNLINEINIKGTVGAVTFCSAKAYPLTDSMAIALDVQLKRVSDQARNPNNKANPQEAAYIAKSKEFLKKGEMVKPKMTEINGRMVGYYPIITNQLCLQCHGSQGAELKPETLLQIAGLYPNDKAINYNINELRGIWVVEMNKK; from the coding sequence ATGAAAAAAATAATCTGGAATAGTCTATTTCTAGTTTCGCTGATTTTATGGGGCTGCAATAGCTCATCAGAAGAAGCTCATAAAAATGATAGCACTAAACAAAATGATATCAACCATTTAGAAGAGGGTTTAAATTTCGCCATGCAAACACAAAAAGTATTGGCTAAAAACCTGATAAATGAAATCAATATCAAAGGAACAGTAGGGGCTGTAACTTTCTGTTCTGCTAAAGCTTATCCCTTAACCGACAGTATGGCCATCGCTTTAGATGTTCAATTAAAAAGAGTCTCAGACCAAGCCAGAAATCCGAATAATAAGGCAAACCCACAAGAGGCAGCATATATTGCAAAATCAAAAGAGTTTCTGAAAAAGGGAGAAATGGTAAAACCCAAAATGACTGAAATTAATGGAAGAATGGTGGGCTATTATCCCATCATAACCAATCAACTTTGTTTGCAATGTCATGGAAGCCAGGGCGCAGAACTTAAACCAGAAACCCTTTTGCAAATTGCAGGTTTATATCCAAATGATAAAGCCATCAATTACAACATAAACGAACTAAGAGGAATTTGGGTAGTGGAAATGAATAAAAAATAG
- a CDS encoding DUF1207 domain-containing protein, whose amino-acid sequence MNKITLIVLLAFIGIGLQAQDTLIAKSFFKKRDFGQYFYSDRYAPITNVGIGAMALFDTYDIGLERNGVVPVAEPILGAQLPIYYFKDESKRWSLSIPISFSVWFDFTEERTSPILNTDYRFALLELNYTQILEDSKINNIGLRFIPFFHESTHIGDELIISKIRDSIPVSRINVSYETFELAFIINDAFGQKVKNHSARLGAKFLWNPQKGYYTADSLEISKSIEIPSSSRWIEPYLQYQYQNPDSWLSNNKMMFIFSQDFYLRVRYGYGSYFTNESEEVVFREIGEAYQLCSTTMLGWKFYNYKKELSNSGVFFKIYIGLNPHGQFRNIPKYPWVGLNWVYDI is encoded by the coding sequence ATGAATAAAATAACACTAATCGTACTACTTGCTTTTATTGGAATTGGTCTTCAGGCTCAGGACACTTTAATTGCCAAAAGCTTTTTCAAAAAAAGAGATTTTGGTCAATATTTTTATTCTGACAGATATGCTCCAATTACTAATGTGGGAATTGGGGCTATGGCTTTATTCGATACCTACGATATTGGATTAGAAAGAAATGGAGTAGTGCCCGTTGCAGAGCCCATCCTTGGAGCTCAATTACCCATTTACTATTTTAAAGATGAATCCAAACGATGGTCATTGTCCATACCAATTTCATTTTCGGTTTGGTTCGATTTTACCGAAGAAAGAACCTCCCCAATTTTAAATACCGATTACCGATTTGCTCTATTAGAACTCAATTATACCCAAATACTAGAAGATTCTAAGATTAATAATATCGGTTTGCGTTTTATCCCATTTTTTCATGAAAGCACACATATTGGTGATGAATTAATTATATCAAAAATACGAGATTCTATTCCTGTTTCAAGAATAAATGTTTCCTATGAAACCTTCGAGCTAGCTTTCATCATTAACGATGCTTTTGGTCAAAAGGTAAAAAATCATTCCGCTAGGTTAGGAGCTAAATTTCTTTGGAACCCTCAAAAGGGATATTATACAGCCGATTCATTAGAAATATCAAAATCTATAGAAATCCCCTCCTCAAGTAGGTGGATAGAGCCCTATTTACAATACCAATATCAAAACCCCGATTCATGGCTTTCCAATAATAAGATGATGTTTATTTTCTCCCAGGATTTCTATTTAAGAGTCCGCTATGGTTATGGTAGCTACTTCACCAACGAATCGGAGGAAGTTGTTTTTAGGGAAATTGGCGAAGCTTATCAATTATGTAGTACTACCATGTTGGGATGGAAATTCTATAACTACAAAAAAGAATTATCAAACTCAGGAGTATTCTTTAAAATCTACATCGGACTCAATCCCCACGGTCAATTCAGAAACATCCCCAAATACCCATGGGTTGGACTAAACTGGGTTTATGATATTTAG
- a CDS encoding DUF4287 domain-containing protein, producing the protein MDKALQTMINNMPEKTGKSLEEWKLLLQEKSFEKHTEGVKYLKAEFNITHGFANTIVTLSKDDKGSEESLVENQYQGKESLLPIYNELIAYINTLGKDITITPKKGSVSIIRKRQFGLIKPATKTRIDLGFKIKDKPISGRLENSGPFGTMCTHRVKLSNKDDVNQELKDWIKEAYEKSK; encoded by the coding sequence ATGGATAAAGCACTTCAAACAATGATTAATAATATGCCGGAAAAGACTGGCAAATCTTTAGAAGAATGGAAATTACTACTACAGGAAAAATCATTTGAAAAACATACAGAAGGTGTAAAATACTTAAAAGCGGAATTTAATATCACTCATGGCTTCGCAAATACTATTGTAACACTTTCGAAAGATGATAAGGGTTCTGAAGAAAGCCTTGTGGAGAATCAATATCAAGGGAAAGAAAGTTTATTACCGATTTATAATGAACTCATTGCTTACATTAATACGCTGGGTAAAGATATTACAATCACACCAAAAAAAGGAAGCGTAAGTATCATTCGAAAAAGACAATTTGGTTTAATAAAACCGGCCACTAAAACAAGAATTGATTTAGGCTTTAAAATAAAAGACAAGCCAATAAGCGGTAGGCTTGAAAACTCAGGGCCCTTTGGAACCATGTGTACACACAGAGTGAAATTGTCAAATAAGGATGATGTTAATCAAGAATTAAAAGATTGGATTAAAGAAGCCTACGAAAAGTCAAAATAA
- a CDS encoding murein L,D-transpeptidase family protein, with translation MKIKYIILILIFGLIGFGLISYFKPFEPIDKSVSIEKIEVIKHKRRLDLISNNQIIKSYKISLGRVPKGHKEYEGDKKTPEGLYIINDKNPNSGYHKNLGISYPNEHDKKYAESIGKSPGGLIKIHGIRNGFGWIGRFHLIFDWTLGCIAMIDQEIDEFYENVNIGTPIEIKP, from the coding sequence ATGAAAATTAAATATATCATATTGATTCTGATTTTTGGATTAATTGGCTTTGGATTGATTTCCTATTTTAAGCCATTTGAACCAATTGATAAGTCTGTTTCAATTGAGAAGATTGAAGTAATTAAGCATAAACGGAGGCTTGATTTGATTTCTAATAATCAGATAATAAAATCATATAAAATTTCACTCGGACGAGTTCCAAAAGGACATAAAGAATACGAGGGTGATAAAAAGACACCAGAAGGATTATATATAATCAATGATAAAAACCCCAATAGTGGATATCACAAGAATTTGGGGATTTCTTACCCAAATGAACATGATAAAAAATATGCTGAGTCGATTGGCAAAAGTCCAGGCGGATTGATTAAAATCCATGGAATTAGAAACGGATTTGGTTGGATAGGTAGATTTCATTTAATATTTGACTGGACTTTAGGTTGCATTGCAATGATCGACCAAGAGATTGATGAATTTTATGAAAACGTAAATATTGGTACACCGATAGAGATAAAACCATGA